The following coding sequences are from one Liolophura sinensis isolate JHLJ2023 chromosome 12, CUHK_Ljap_v2, whole genome shotgun sequence window:
- the LOC135479866 gene encoding uncharacterized protein LOC135479866 yields MANRLPPENYLLNAFLLEIAEEITDGDLHKMKSLLKGPGGIGRGILERISNTMDFFDKLQTTGLVTGNDIVVLQALLWNIGKKDVYEKMVQFTDQYGDILHISSPNPEPAGMLARMKHWM; encoded by the exons ATGGCCAATCGACTTCCCCCAGAGAACTACCTTCTCAACGCCTTTCTTCTGGAAATTGCCGAGGAAATAACCGATGGTGATCTTCACAAAATGAAATCACTTCTCAAAG GTCCTGGTGGCATTGGACGTGGTATTTTAGAACGCATCTCAAACACAATGGACTtctttgataaactccagaccACTGGGCTTGTGACGGGCAATGACATTGTGGTTCTACAGGCACTGTTGTGGAACATCGGCAAGAAAGACGTGTACGAAAAGATGGTACAGTTTACAGATCAGTATGGAGATATTCTACATATCTCCTCCCCGAATCCAGAGCCAG CTGGCATGTTGGCCAGGATGAAACATTGGATGTAA